The following are encoded together in the Salvia hispanica cultivar TCC Black 2014 chromosome 6, UniMelb_Shisp_WGS_1.0, whole genome shotgun sequence genome:
- the LOC125196957 gene encoding protein MHF1 homolog isoform X1: MASDVERGEEEEEEEEESASELLRDRFRLCTISIAETEAKRNGMEISQPVMACISDLAFKYAKQLARDVELFAQHAGRKSINMEDVILSAHRNDHLSASLRSFSNNLKAKEPQSDRKRKKITKKEDKAAKEVLHIDS, encoded by the exons ATGGCGAGCGATGTGGAgcgaggagaagaagaagaagaggaagaagaagaatcgGCCAGCGAGCTGTTAAGGGATCGATTCCGCCTCTGCACAATATCCATTGCCGAAACTGAAG CGAAGCGAAACGGCATGGAAATTTCTCAGCCAGTAATGGCGTGTATCTCCGATTTAGCCTTCAAATATGCTA AACAGTTAGCAAGAGATGTAGAATTGTTTGCACAGCATGCTGGTCGCAAGTCTATAAACATGGAAGACGTCATACTTTCTG CTCACCGCAATGATCATCTGTCTGCATCACTGAGGTCCTTCTCCAATAATCTAAAAGCAAAAGAACCTCAATCTGATCGGAAGAGAAAGAAGATCACGAAAAAAGAAGACAAAGCTGCTAAAGAAGTGCTCCATATTGATTCCTAA
- the LOC125196957 gene encoding protein MHF1 homolog isoform X3 — translation MASDVERGEEEEEEEEESASELLRDRFRLCTISIAETEAKRNGMEISQPVMACISDLAFKYAMCVIHKLYTLWGPDVMCTTLRTVSKRCRIVCTACWSQVYKHGRRHTFCSPQ, via the exons ATGGCGAGCGATGTGGAgcgaggagaagaagaagaagaggaagaagaagaatcgGCCAGCGAGCTGTTAAGGGATCGATTCCGCCTCTGCACAATATCCATTGCCGAAACTGAAG CGAAGCGAAACGGCATGGAAATTTCTCAGCCAGTAATGGCGTGTATCTCCGATTTAGCCTTCAAATATGCTA tgtgtgtgaTCCACAAATTGTATACATTGTGGGGCCCAGACGTAATGTGTACAACCTTAAG AACAGTTAGCAAGAGATGTAGAATTGTTTGCACAGCATGCTGGTCGCAAGTCTATAAACATGGAAGACGTCATACTTTCTG CTCACCGCAATGA
- the LOC125196957 gene encoding protein MHF1 homolog isoform X2 — MASDVERGEEEEEEEEESASELLRDRFRLCTISIAETEEQLARDVELFAQHAGRKSINMEDVILSAHRNDHLSASLRSFSNNLKAKEPQSDRKRKKITKKEDKAAKEVLHIDS, encoded by the exons ATGGCGAGCGATGTGGAgcgaggagaagaagaagaagaggaagaagaagaatcgGCCAGCGAGCTGTTAAGGGATCGATTCCGCCTCTGCACAATATCCATTGCCGAAACTGAAG AACAGTTAGCAAGAGATGTAGAATTGTTTGCACAGCATGCTGGTCGCAAGTCTATAAACATGGAAGACGTCATACTTTCTG CTCACCGCAATGATCATCTGTCTGCATCACTGAGGTCCTTCTCCAATAATCTAAAAGCAAAAGAACCTCAATCTGATCGGAAGAGAAAGAAGATCACGAAAAAAGAAGACAAAGCTGCTAAAGAAGTGCTCCATATTGATTCCTAA